TCTGAGGCCCTGTATAACAATGCACTCTAGTTTGTGTGTTACAGCGAGTTCACTGTGGTTAAGCTCAAAATCAGGCCCATCAAAGCCCTCTTAACCAGGGCAAAATCATTCAAATCCACTGTCCCATGCTGTGTTTACAAGATGACGGTACATGGACAACAAAACAAGGGGGATTTTGTGGTCAGCGCAGAGCTTTCCAATCTATCAACAGTCCAACTTTTCCTTTTGGCTGCAGAGCAGTTCTTTTATTTAGAAGCACTGGTTACAGTCAgaaagtataaaataaatgaaaaaatactaagtataaaaaaagaacaatgaaAGAAAAGAAGTTGGTAGGATGGAAGACAGGAAgaagaataaaaatgaaaaataatctgaggagtaaaaacatacaaaaagagtaaaaaaaggaaggaaaaaacaggaatgaagaaaagaaaagaaggccacaggaataaaaaagcaaaaagtaaaatgaaaaataaaacaaatattaaagaaTTACACGAAAGAAAAAGTGAAAAGGTGCAGACATAAGGAATACAGCAAATTAAAGCAAGAGGAAAAGTAAGgaggataaaaaaaagaaaatacaaaagatTTAAGATTTTTGTCATGTCACAGAATACAGGTGTACATTTGAGTGAAAAACTTAggtgcaggttcccactagtttgcagagaacagtatttacaagtagaatagtaaaataaaatagaatatactgATAACTTTACTGTATACACAATAACAATACATACAATAACTTACACCATAGACATATTGATATATGGTATTGCACAGAAaaatcatgaataaaaaaaaaggaaatgaagcaaagacaggaaaaaagaaaaaaggatgaAAGTagacaaaaattaaaaagaaaacaaaagaagaagCATGAAAAAGGAACCACTACATCtgcattttttacactgtaatccAAAttgtagaggggtataaagccctcagTATTGGGCTGTGGAGTcgtggatctgtgttctctgaAGTGCTGGTGCTCCATCCCAGTACTTTACGACTGAGTAAACTGTAGCTGAATCACAGAAGTGTTAAAACATGTAGTGGAAATCCTCCCCAGAAAAGGAGATGCTGTTATTGCAGCAAAACAAGCTAATTCTCTCTTTTAATCCTCTTAAAATTTAAGAGAAATCTATGCTTTATTCTGTCCGTAAAGACAGTTCTGTTTCTCGGTGAAGAGTATTCCATGAAAGCTCACAGGAGGAAGATCCAGGCACAGGGAATTTATCATGGTGACACACACACTTATCATGAGGACCACAGAAATGTTTCATGCAGGAATTTGGAGTATTTGCTGGCTCACAGTCAAAGCCAAGCACGGACTTGACTGTCTGCCTGCAGCACTGGAGGAAGATCCATCACAGGCCTGTAACAGACTGACGCGCTCAGAACCTCCACCACCAGGGGGCGCTCCACCTCCCTGTTAACGTTTTTGTTAAATCACATTCCACATGTGAAGAGGTCGGTGGAATAATTTACCATTCACCAATTAAACAGttgctccatttaaggtggaatggggagCAAGGTCGAATATTATTGAAAcgttactttattctttatttcattatgtttatttttttattcagtttaaaatgtgaaacgcatatatatatatatatatatatatatatatatatatatatatatatatatatatatatatatatatatccataagAGTTGTCAGCAAAGAAAAGCATGATGTGctgtatattactatattactgggataaagtaacttttcaataatatttaacattttttagaatgtgtgtgtgtgtgtatttataaataCATAGTGGTGTAAAACTCACTCATATTGAAATGTTtcaataaactcatttaaatattagACAAAGGCAActcaagtaaacacaaaatgcaggtttaaaataaagattttatttaCTAAAGGAGAAAAACATtgaaacctacatggccctgtgtatcgtttatagtataaaaatgaactatataatattatacatttatatgatgTGTTTTTTGGCTtccttttaatataaatatagcaatataattataataataaacaccaaatattgattatatataaaaaactcaATCATAATAATGAAGGCAGATGATACGGCCAAAAGGCCTGTGAAATttcattaaatgttattttttctagTAACAGTAAGGTagcattttattgcatataaaaatgttttaaaaatatggtTGCGAATACAATGGACAAAGATTCAGCAGCTGCTTTTTAACATAGCCTAATCTTATAGTTCTCAGTGTTGAGTGACACTATTAAACTGTGACAATCCTAATTCTATTGGTCAACTATTCTACTCTACTATTCCACAGGGACATTTATCTATACAGAATGTCATCATTTTAcaccaattttattttattttgtaaatgtacTAAACGTTGCTGTTGGACATGAATGAGTTAAGTTCAGGACCAGGAATGAACAGCCCTGATTTAGATATACAGAACAGAAAGCTCAtcttctgctccagcagtgtgcAGGACGCTCCCCCTGCAGGCTGAAGGAGGAACTGTATTAAAAATGAGGCTGCGTGTTTATTGTCCGATCAGCAGATGGCGCTAGAGCTCATAAAGTCAGAGTAACGAGCCTCACTGCTTCAGTGTACATTAACGATCCGTTCTGGAGCCTGACAGAGACTACTCGTGATCTACAGTAGAAACAGGCAATTCACCCTGACAAGAAGCTTTTATTCTGtacttttgatttatttattttcaaaatggaattttactttttacttctactactaacTACTACTAACATGTACTTACCATTCTTAATAATAATTAACCAACactaatatctatatattttgcattttaaTGCATGAAATTTGTTGAAAGTTTAATTAATTACCTGAATATTTTGTTGTATATCATTATAATATGGTTATATTTTCAGACAATTTGATTATTATGCATTTAATGACAATTAATAATGAATAGTAATTCCAGCAAAACAGAGGAAAAAGGCAGTCCTAGATGCTAATGCTTTAGTAGCAATGCTGGACAATGCTAAGACTGTGAcagcatataaaaatatatatttatatttgataaaaatattatttaaaaaaatctataaacaaaACGTTTCTAATCACCTATATTTCCCTAGCTAGTCTGACTAATATTGTTCTAATGTtctaatatttttagttttacctTTGAAGCTGATGTCCGTAACTTTTGGAATttaggggatttagggccctctctggtgagaatgggtaattgcaccgagtatgcaaaagaatcattttaaactgggcgggtgtgatgcggtttTCTTTCAGAGCTAATGAATCATgttcagccagagagagagagagagctaagtcAGAGGGAAATGTCTTCAGAGGATGTAAGAGAGTTGTTGTACACGGTTGTCAGTTCTGTaagtgtaaatactgtatattagtttaaaatatttttattcagattcATACTATGATTTTTAGTTTAGGGTAAAAGTACGGTgtccgagaaagcccagcgcagtgcaaattgaaaagcgctgcaaaagcacaaaacacattcatcaaaattacaacacaggcgcagcaaatagaaaaacgcgctgcaaaaagaaaaacgcgctgcaaaaagaaaaacgcgctgcaaatagaaccacaacacaacggaagtgagtcacaacacaacggaattttcccgggggaccttaaaagatactgtaccagctgtatacaaaggacaataagtggcaaacaagcttctgaaaagtaagttatgtttattacctgtgattaccacggttgtgtgcatattattaaaagttctgcttcacaaaacgccttgtttgccacttattgtcctttgtacacatagtgaagtccgagacgttactgaagacgcagcttagctggtacagtatcttttaaggtcccccgggaaaattccgttgtgttgtgactcacttccgttgtgttgtggttctatttgcagcgcgtttttctagttgcagcgcgtttttctagttgcagcgcgtttttctagttgcagcgcgtttttctatttgctgcgcctgtgttgtaattttgatggatgtgttttgtgcttttgcagcgcttttcaatttgcactgcgttgggctttctcggccaccgtataaaAGTGTttgtaatgcaggttaatgtaaataaattgcagtGTGAAATAGTATTCTATGTTCTAAagcatattttattaatttttgatgAAATACTGTCACAGTGTAGAGAGCATTTACATCCAACAAACAGTTAACTAGAAAAATATGGCGAAATGCAGTTTAAAGGCATTTTTTGATAAGCAATCATGTGAGAATAATGAACATTTGCCTTCACTaagcatgtgtaaagtgtaaatAGACGGTCAGTTAGACTGTAGCTATTTAGATGGTTTGCAgtaatcatattatatatatatattagtatcaatatatttatttatttatagcattgtaagagcaataaataaataataataatttttaatagtAGAGGGCAAATATGTTCTGTATTGCACATGTTCAGAATTAGTTCAGCTCTGTAGCCACTAGGGGGCGATTTAGACTTATTGTGTATGTGAGAGGGAGTTTCGCTAGTTGGTAGTCAATCAGCACCACGCagaccacaccaaccacacaaaCCACAGGCTGAGCTACAGAGTAAGAAAACGAGAAGAAGCTGATTGCAGCTTTTTCAGACTTTACTGTGCAGAGTCCAGagcttaaccccattgagaatctttgggatgtgctggagaaggctttgtacagcggtcagactctaccattatcaatgctgcaagatcttggtgaaaaataaatgtaattttggaCTGAAattaatcttgtgacattgcagaagcttattgaaacaatgccacagagaatgtgggctgcaatcaaagctaaaggcggtgcaacttttattttttattggccAGGCAGTGCATAACGTACCAAAAAATGATTACAtgttaaaaacaatgtatttgtattacatttattaatatttttttctgaatatacttttattattattatttatggttATATGATCATTTATACGTGTGTGTTTATGAGAGagacccagctggcacacaaccgaccttcaacgttaaaatgtggttgaaatatgactgaaGTAATGTAAGTTGTTGTTTCaaacaacatttaatattaaatagttgtgCAAACATTAAACACTTTATGTCCTCAACCGTCTGCCTtatgaattagcattttacatttcgtACAGTTtcaaaaaacggttggatggagggataaaaaagtggttttacttccatttgcagtaactgctttttcatgttcatgttctattagttttactgttttagtgtttctgagatcagatgttgaatcagattggtagtggtggataACATTTATActattctttatactcagctttactacaatGATGtaggtttattgttaacactctttTAACTATAGGATTTGCcagttttagtgagctatggtttattaaaggttgaacgtacaacgttgaaacaatgttgccatatcaacgttgattcacttttttccaaatcaacaccaaatccaacgttgattcaaccataacatcaacgttgattTAACGGAGGGAGGGGCGCgcgcatcctctctctctctctctctctctctctctctctctttctgtgtgtttgtgcgtgtgctgggtgtctccagcagcagcggcagcagtagGGGTAGCAGGGGCAGTGCGCAGCTCTGGGGCAGGGCTGCAGAGAGAGACACCGCGCCGGAGCACCGGAGCTTCCAGAGCTCTgagcttactctctctctctttctctttatctacaGCGGCGCGTTTCTTtcattacctctctctctctctctctctctctctctctctctctctctctctctctgtcagtccgGCCATGACGGCGCCGTTACCGTTCGTGTCTctctcctcccccctcctcctcctctctcctccgcTCCACGGCTGATCTCTCTCCGCTGCTCGAGCTCTTCACCGGGAGGATGTCTGTGAAGGGGAAGCAGGGCGAGGCGGTGAAGGTGGTGGTCCGCTGCCGCCCCCTGAACCGCAGGGAGGAGACGGGCGGGCACGACAGCATCGTGTCGGTGGATGTGAAGCTGGGCCAGGTGGCGCTGCGGAACCCGGGCCGCGCGCTCCCGGACGAGCCCCTCAAAACCTTCACCTTCGACGCGGCTTACGACGGCTCGTCCCGCCAGACCGACCTGTACGACGAGACGGTGCGGCCGCTCATCGACTCCGTGCTGCAGGGCTTCAACGGCACCGTGTTCGCCTACGGACAGACCGGCACCGGCAAGACCTACACCATGCAGGGCCAGTGGATGGACCCCGAGCGCCGCGgcatcatccccaactccttcGAGCACATCTTCACCCACATCTCCCGCTCCCACAACCAGCAGTACCTGGTCCGAGCCTCCTACCTGGAGATCTACCAGGAGGAGATCCGCGACCTGCTGACTGAGGTAGGCCACGACAGAGACCACTCACACTGCTGCCAGGGCCTGTACACACTCATCATTTCATTAAGAGCTGACATATTCTTAAAACACCGGAGCGATTCTCAAtgacacttcagtttctctgactttgctatttataggtatatgtttgagtaaaatgaacattgttgttttattctatgaactacggacaacatatctcccaaataaaaatattgtcatttagagcatttatttgcagaaaatgaaaaatggctaaaataacaaaagatgcagagcttttagacctcaaataatgcaaaacattcagaaatcaatatttggtggaataaccctgttttttaatcacaggttttatgcatcttggcatgttctcctccaccagtcttacacactgcttttggataactttatgctactactggtgcaaaaattgaagcagttcagcttggtttgatgggaggtgatcatccttcttcccttgtttatattccagaggttttcaatttggtaaaatcagagttttcttatttttgtccagagctgtatatccatatAATTATATAATCAATAGCACACTCTGGGTGTTTggtatagaaaaaaaatgtggTGTGCAATTACAAAGATAGATATCCTGATATCGAtgtgaaacatgataaattaAGATATATCAGACAGTTCAATCTCCTTTACGGTTCTTCCACTTGGGTGCACTAATTTCCCAAAACCATGCACgataaacatattttattcagctattttttaaagcatagcaAGCAGCTCTCTTTAACCCTAAAAGCAGCTTTTGTATTGAACAAAGAATAAAGCAGTTATATACTGGTATACAGGtttcttgacagaaaaaaacaagccTATCTATTGAGATTCTTTCTGGCAGCTTCccaatatctgttttttttttataaataaaagtgtACTTTACCGATAAATACTGGTTGCATTAATACATATTTATGAAATGGGTCTGACATGATGAAATGACTATAATATAATTTCAATTTATTGTCCAAAAAAATAGCCATTGTGACCGGCCTACTGCTGGTCCATTGATTCACCACTAGATACACCAAACCCATATAGAGGATGTCACAGTACACACTGACATCAGAATCAGCACTAACAAACCAATAATCAATCCACTAGATTACTGTGCTACTGACATTGCTGCTCCACTGATACACCCGTAGACACACCCAGCCCGTATAgattactgtacacacacactgacatcagaaacaaaaaaacaataaacaatccaGTAGATTActgtgtgttagctagtttaactaTTTCCAGTAATCCATTGGAGGGAAGTCTGTAATTctataattctaattctaatttctaTTCAGCACCTacttatatatcacatatattgtTCACATAAAAGAGTGTATTCGAAAAAAAAGGGCATTATTGATTTAGGCAAGTCAAGACATGTTTTCATTTAGAACCAGGGATGctaggctaatgctgctaacaaacACTGTCACCAATCTTATCTCTATAAACACACTTGTTTAATTGTACTTGACCATCTTATGACCTGTTTTTATCTAGACATGCTTCTTTTGGTATCATGCCTTTAAGCCAGATATATGTAAATGAAGTCTGACGTAATGGGCTGCCCTGTAATGTCTATGATTTAATTAGCAATCTGGACTGAAACACTCTTTATGACTTCAGTGTAAATGGTTGGGGCTAAGCTGAGTAGAGAAATAAATGCAAACAGGCTATTTTTTGACAtcactcctcatttttaagtggtctcttattttttttcagagctgtatttctatATTGATATGACcagtaaaaaagagagaatggATCAACAAAACAACAGATGTCTTTACCTACATGTTTCTGATAATAATGTGTAATCAAAtatcgaaaatgtgtttgagTCATCCTTATCGCTGGTATtgaaacatttaatttaacaatatTAATTGATTGTAAATTATTGTCcattttatattaatgtttatattttgaTTTTGTTAGTCAATTGTCTTGATGCTAAAATTCTGTTGTCATCTCATTGCTAGTCCAAGGATCAGGGTAGGAAGCTGGAACTAAAGGAGAGTCCTGAGTCTGGCGTGTACGTGCGGGACCTGTCAACCTTTGTCACCAAGAATGTGAAGGAGATTGAGCATGTGATGAACGCTGGGAATCGAGCACGCTCTGTGGGCTTTACTAACATGAACGAGCACAGCTCACGCTCGCACGCCATCTTTACCATCACAGTAGAGTGTGGGCAGCCCGGGCCGGACGGCCGCAGCCACATCCGGGTGGGGAAGCTCAACTTGGTGGACCTGGCGGGCAGCGAGAGGCAGGCCAAGACTGGTGTCAAAGGTGAGCGTCTGAAAGAGGCGGCCAAGATCAACCTGTCGCTCTCAGCTTTGGGGAACGTCATCTCGGCACTGGTGGACGGACGCAGCTCTCATGTTCCGTACCGTGACTCCAAGCTCACCAGGCTGCTCCGGGACTCACTGGGTGGGAATGCTAAAACCATCATGGTGGCCACACTGGGACCAGCCTCATGCTGCTACGAGGAGACGCTGACCACGCTGCGCTACGCCAGCCGAGCGAAGAACATTAAGAACGTTCCACGGGTCAACGAGGACCCCAAGGATGCTCTGCTGAGGGAGTTCCAGCAGGAGATCGCCCGACTCAAGGCACAGCTAGACCGCCGTGGAATGCTGACTGAAAAGAAAAGGTAGGACTGATATTATGTTAGGATTCGATTTACTAAGAATTTCCCACATATTCATAAAATTTGTTAACCTTTCTATGAAAAAGAACTTCCTGTCTTTAACAATGCATagataatttaaatattaacatttagaATGGTAAATGAGAATCTTATGCTCATATGCTCAAAACTATAACTACTAATAGCGCCCCCTTTGTGGAATTTTCAAGACAGAATTGTTGGACTTACATTTTAGGCCAATGAGATGCTTTAcatctaaggctatgttcacattaacaagtttaagtgactcaaatctgttttttaaatGCTCTTATGTGTCAGTTCCAATAACAAATCCAatctttttaaatcagatttaagtcacctTCACATGTGATCCTAGATCAGATCCATATCCTGTAGGTGTATCCTGAATATCTTCTTTTCCTCTAAGTGAATGTTTTTAATGAAGTTGTCATTAGTCAGCACCAGTGCTGTGCTTAATTTGAAGCCACTGTCGGAATACAAATTCCAATTTTCAATATTGAAATGGACTGCACTACTTTGCAGGACTTATTTTTCTTTCATGTGTATTGTGAAAAATATATTCATCAGAGGTTCATGATCAAAGACTAATTATGCACTTTGTGTTTGTAAAATTGGAGTATGATAAAATATATTGGGCAGATATTATGACTATATTGAGTAGATATGTCACATGAGAACTGTGTGAATTTTACATCAAGAAGCAAAAACGTATTAATTAAATGTGTCTTACGTGACATTGCACATCCAGCAATGGGACTATTGTGCATAAGCACATTGCAGTGACAatactgaaacaatatattgtcacCCTAATTTACATTAGACATCATTAGTTACAGTGCTACGAATATTATAGACATTCGTGCCATCAAAATGTATATCAGTAAATTATCATCTTATAGGTTTTATTGTACTGCCTTTTTACTGATTGATCACACAATAAATTTGATTGTgtagcagggctggactgggaacATAATTCGGCCCTGGACCAAAGTGAAAACACCCAACTGTCTGATCAGCTCCCACATATGCATGTTTAGTGTTATGCAAGTAACTAAATGATAAAACATA
This genomic interval from Astyanax mexicanus isolate ESR-SI-001 chromosome 1, AstMex3_surface, whole genome shotgun sequence contains the following:
- the LOC103045204 gene encoding kinesin-like protein KIF3C; the protein is MSVKGKQGEAVKVVVRCRPLNRREETGGHDSIVSVDVKLGQVALRNPGRALPDEPLKTFTFDAAYDGSSRQTDLYDETVRPLIDSVLQGFNGTVFAYGQTGTGKTYTMQGQWMDPERRGIIPNSFEHIFTHISRSHNQQYLVRASYLEIYQEEIRDLLTESKDQGRKLELKESPESGVYVRDLSTFVTKNVKEIEHVMNAGNRARSVGFTNMNEHSSRSHAIFTITVECGQPGPDGRSHIRVGKLNLVDLAGSERQAKTGVKGERLKEAAKINLSLSALGNVISALVDGRSSHVPYRDSKLTRLLRDSLGGNAKTIMVATLGPASCCYEETLTTLRYASRAKNIKNVPRVNEDPKDALLREFQQEIARLKAQLDRRGMLTEKKRQRRLLQLKKSEDGDEVENDVEDEDVGEEEVEDDDQESMEKEAQEYMQEQQEKLEREKEAIMDDRSLVVEERQKLLDEKERMMGDLKKEQEATALLTAKFKAMESKLLVGGKNIIDHTNEQQKMLEQKKQEITEQTRKEREMQQMMLIQDEETLELRETFSSLQQEVEAKTKKLKKLYAKLQAVKAEIQDVNDEHVRTRQELEQTQNELTRELKFKYLIIENFIPPEEKNKIMNRLVFDTEEDQWKFQPLVPAENKFTQMKRRPASAVGYKRPISQFARVAIAMGAHSRYRAENIMILELDMTPPTLFQMDFPKASSEAEPSRDVLLDNASYREKTGASRVRKSRSWCQAQRPVSSSSSTLSLASSGSNSLPHPHSAATATAHQ